A stretch of the Amycolatopsis sp. BJA-103 genome encodes the following:
- a CDS encoding patatin-like phospholipase family protein: protein MAALNLPQPIGFVLGGGGSLGAMQVGMLQALSEADVAPDLVVGTSVGSLNAAVLALGDESGDRLNRIWSRMTRHEAFPGGVLSQVRTLRHSKTNLFPNTGLAAIVDEHIGEGVRFEDLALPLGVVATDVDTAEPLLIRSGPVLAPLLASCAIPGIYPPVPFGDRMLYDGGLVANVPMRQALAMGAKSLVVLDCAFPGKMPGTPQTFAEVMMFTAMISMRNQAVLEAPIAAAEVPVVYVPGPKPVRVSPLDFSHTTTLTAEAYDAAKTYLGELSVDGPGLYGAPGLVVG from the coding sequence ATGGCCGCCCTGAACCTGCCCCAGCCGATCGGTTTCGTCCTCGGCGGTGGAGGCAGCCTCGGCGCCATGCAGGTCGGGATGCTGCAGGCGCTCTCGGAAGCGGACGTCGCCCCGGACCTCGTCGTCGGCACCTCGGTGGGTTCCCTGAACGCCGCCGTCCTCGCGCTCGGGGACGAATCGGGTGACCGGCTGAACCGGATCTGGTCGCGGATGACGCGGCACGAGGCGTTCCCCGGCGGCGTGCTCAGCCAGGTGCGGACCCTGCGGCACAGCAAGACCAACCTGTTCCCCAACACCGGTCTCGCCGCGATCGTCGACGAGCACATCGGCGAGGGCGTCCGGTTCGAGGACCTCGCGCTGCCGCTGGGCGTCGTCGCGACGGACGTCGACACCGCCGAGCCGCTGCTCATCCGCTCAGGGCCCGTTCTGGCGCCGCTGCTGGCCAGCTGCGCGATCCCGGGGATCTATCCGCCGGTGCCGTTCGGGGACCGCATGCTCTACGACGGCGGTCTGGTCGCCAACGTGCCGATGCGCCAGGCGCTCGCGATGGGCGCGAAGTCGCTCGTCGTCCTCGACTGCGCCTTCCCCGGCAAAATGCCCGGCACCCCGCAGACCTTCGCCGAGGTGATGATGTTCACCGCGATGATCAGCATGCGGAACCAGGCCGTGCTGGAGGCGCCGATCGCCGCGGCCGAAGTGCCCGTGGTCTACGTGCCGGGACCGAAGCCGGTGCGGGTCAGCCCGCTGGACTTCAGTCACACCACGACTTTGACCGCCGAGGCCTACGACGCCGCGAAGACCTATTTGGGTGAATTGAGCGTGGATGGCCCTGGTCTTTATGGTGCGCCAGGTCTCGTCGTGGGCTGA
- a CDS encoding nuclear transport factor 2 family protein — protein MTDDVAGQVIKAEQDRIQCLLDVDRGTYDRLHAAEYRLCNPTGTVWTKAEYLDLLTTGRVAYQELELTGDVDAIVGTDVVVLRYRCFIELTVDGADIPRHEAWHTDVYTNAGGTWRCAWSQATGIMDLPSAAS, from the coding sequence ATGACCGACGATGTGGCCGGCCAAGTGATCAAGGCCGAGCAGGATCGGATCCAATGTCTCCTCGACGTGGATCGCGGCACCTACGACCGCCTGCACGCCGCGGAGTACCGGTTGTGCAACCCGACCGGCACCGTGTGGACGAAGGCCGAGTACCTGGATCTCCTCACCACCGGGCGGGTCGCCTACCAGGAACTGGAGCTGACCGGCGACGTGGACGCCATCGTCGGCACCGACGTCGTCGTCCTCCGCTACCGGTGCTTTATCGAACTCACCGTCGACGGCGCGGACATCCCGCGGCACGAGGCCTGGCACACCGACGTCTACACGAATGCCGGCGGCACGTGGCGTTGTGCCTGGTCGCAAGCCACCGGCATCATGGACCTTCCGTCAGCCGCATCCTGA
- a CDS encoding Ig-like domain-containing protein — protein sequence MFPKKTLLSTAGILAAILLISACSSSGGNGPANSTGTSAESGESPVSVTIDPAGGTDVNPATPVVVKAEHGKLTDVTVSNADKGKQVKGELAGDGLSWKTVEPLGYGSTYKIVAHAQGTDGKPVEQQSRVSTLSPKQQANPNLIPAPSAVASGGVGVGQPIVFAFGQPVKNKADVEKKLSVESTPKQEGSWYWIDDKNVHYRPKVYWQPGTTLKVSAMIYGVDFGNGVYGATDRTETYKVHDSWVAKADGNTEQMQIFHNGQLAKSMPISMGKDATPTHLGAHVISDKHENYTMDSCTYGVCQGQPGYYKANEKWSLRISNDGEFVHENPNSVGAQGSSNVSHGCINLNAANAQWFYQNMGLGDVVEVTNSGGPQLPVWDLYGDWSKSWADWQAGSAVK from the coding sequence ATGTTTCCCAAGAAGACATTACTTTCGACGGCCGGAATACTCGCCGCGATACTGCTGATCTCGGCCTGTTCGTCCTCGGGCGGGAACGGTCCCGCGAATTCGACCGGTACCAGTGCCGAATCGGGCGAAAGCCCGGTCTCGGTGACCATCGATCCGGCGGGCGGGACCGACGTCAATCCGGCGACCCCGGTGGTGGTCAAGGCCGAGCACGGCAAACTGACCGACGTCACGGTCAGCAACGCCGACAAGGGCAAGCAGGTCAAGGGCGAACTGGCGGGCGACGGGCTCAGCTGGAAGACCGTCGAGCCGCTCGGCTACGGCAGCACCTACAAGATCGTGGCGCATGCCCAGGGCACCGACGGAAAGCCCGTGGAGCAGCAGAGCAGGGTGTCCACCCTGAGCCCTAAGCAGCAGGCGAACCCGAACCTGATCCCGGCGCCCTCGGCGGTCGCGTCCGGCGGGGTCGGCGTCGGGCAGCCGATCGTGTTCGCGTTCGGCCAGCCGGTGAAGAACAAGGCCGACGTGGAGAAGAAGCTGTCGGTGGAGTCCACTCCGAAGCAGGAGGGCTCCTGGTACTGGATCGACGACAAGAACGTCCATTACCGCCCGAAGGTGTACTGGCAGCCGGGGACGACGCTCAAGGTGTCGGCGATGATCTACGGCGTCGATTTCGGCAATGGCGTCTACGGCGCGACCGACCGCACCGAAACGTACAAGGTGCACGATTCCTGGGTCGCGAAGGCCGACGGCAACACCGAACAGATGCAGATCTTCCACAACGGCCAGCTGGCGAAATCGATGCCCATTTCCATGGGCAAGGACGCGACGCCGACGCATTTGGGCGCGCACGTCATTTCGGACAAACACGAGAATTACACGATGGACTCGTGCACCTACGGCGTCTGCCAAGGTCAGCCGGGGTACTACAAGGCCAACGAGAAATGGTCGCTGCGCATCTCCAACGACGGCGAGTTCGTCCACGAGAACCCGAACAGCGTCGGCGCGCAGGGCAGCTCGAACGTGTCGCACGGCTGCATCAACCTCAACGCCGCCAACGCCCAGTGGTTCTACCAGAACATGGGGCTCGGCGACGTCGTCGAGGTGACCAACTCGGGCGGCCCGCAGCTGCCGGTCTGGGACCTCTACGGCGACTGGTCGAAGTCGTGGGCGGATTGGCAGGCGGGCAGCGCCGTCAAGTAG
- a CDS encoding SIR2 family NAD-dependent protein deacylase, producing MTTTGPDAALSKARTLVAGAGRIVALTGAGISTDSGIPDFRGPQGLWTRDPAAEKMSNLQAYRGSREVRERTWQARLVHPGWDAVPNAAHYALERLSPTHIVTQNIDRLHQKAGSPPEQVLELHGTMFESACLSCDDHRDMRATLERVRAGETDPPCLECGGILKSATISFGQHLDQTLLRAARAAVSGSDLLLVAGSSLSVQPAASLVSVASRAGADVVIFNGSETPYDSMATAVVRGPLGETLPALTASGHVS from the coding sequence GTGACCACCACCGGCCCCGATGCCGCACTGAGCAAGGCCCGCACGCTCGTGGCCGGCGCCGGCCGGATCGTCGCACTGACCGGCGCCGGGATCTCCACGGATTCGGGCATCCCCGACTTCCGGGGCCCTCAAGGCCTGTGGACCCGCGACCCGGCCGCGGAGAAGATGTCGAACCTCCAGGCATACCGAGGCAGTCGCGAAGTCCGGGAACGGACCTGGCAGGCGCGGCTGGTGCACCCCGGCTGGGATGCAGTGCCGAACGCCGCGCACTACGCGCTCGAACGCCTGTCGCCGACGCACATCGTCACCCAGAACATCGACCGCCTGCATCAGAAGGCTGGTTCTCCGCCGGAGCAGGTGCTGGAACTGCACGGGACGATGTTCGAGTCCGCCTGCCTGTCCTGTGACGATCACCGGGACATGCGCGCGACCCTGGAGCGCGTCCGGGCTGGCGAGACCGATCCGCCCTGCCTGGAGTGCGGCGGCATCCTGAAGTCCGCCACGATCTCGTTCGGCCAGCACCTGGATCAGACCCTGCTCCGGGCCGCGCGTGCCGCTGTCTCCGGGAGTGATCTCTTACTGGTGGCAGGGTCTTCGCTGAGCGTGCAGCCGGCCGCCTCGCTGGTGAGCGTCGCTTCACGGGCTGGGGCTGACGTGGTGATCTTCAACGGCTCCGAGACGCCGTATGACTCGATGGCGACCGCGGTCGTCCGCGGCCCGCTCGGTGAGACGCTCCCGGCCCTCACTGCTTCGGGCCACGTCTCGTGA